From Pseudoalteromonas sp. DL-6, one genomic window encodes:
- the pssA gene encoding CDP-diacylglycerol--serine O-phosphatidyltransferase, whose amino-acid sequence MLFWQEKPAFGLTSKDVNVLTNAQEYRTQLLDLIANAKKRIYITTLYLQDDEAGREILAALHSASLANPSLEIKVLVDFHRAQRGLIGAEKSEGNASLYCDSLEKFNSNVQVYGVPVKAKELFGVLHLKGFVIDDTLLYSGASLNNVYLQYSDRYRLDRYFLVSQSELCDSVVDFIESTLLSSEAVPRIDQRPLKRMADFKLEQKQLMRELKSASYKSAQNLNTHAMGIRLFLGLGRRNNELNRLIKALFDTTEQELVLYTPYFNFPAPLMRSLRRLLKQGKQVTIVVGDKTANDFYLPPSEPFSKIGALPYLYETILHKFVKSQKRHIDNGNLNVYLWKHESNSFHLKGICCDRKVHLLSGHNLNPRAWGLDIENGILIEDPEQSIMRDIDNERQEILKHCRRLTGPDDLETMDDYPQPVKKLLGQAKRVKVDFIIKRFI is encoded by the coding sequence ATGTTATTTTGGCAAGAGAAACCCGCATTTGGGTTGACTTCAAAAGACGTTAACGTCTTAACCAATGCGCAAGAATACCGTACGCAATTGTTAGATTTAATTGCCAACGCAAAAAAACGAATTTATATCACCACACTTTACTTACAAGATGATGAAGCGGGTCGTGAAATATTAGCCGCACTACACAGTGCATCGTTAGCTAACCCTTCGCTTGAAATTAAAGTACTGGTTGATTTTCATCGCGCCCAACGCGGTTTAATTGGTGCAGAAAAGTCAGAGGGCAATGCAAGCTTATATTGCGACAGCTTAGAGAAGTTTAATTCAAACGTTCAAGTGTATGGTGTTCCCGTAAAAGCCAAAGAACTGTTTGGGGTATTGCATTTAAAAGGCTTTGTTATAGACGACACATTGCTCTACAGCGGTGCCAGTTTAAATAATGTGTATTTGCAATATAGCGACCGATACCGACTCGATCGCTACTTTTTAGTCTCGCAAAGCGAATTATGTGACTCAGTGGTCGATTTTATTGAATCAACTTTATTAAGCTCTGAAGCGGTACCAAGAATAGATCAACGACCGCTTAAACGCATGGCTGACTTTAAGCTTGAACAAAAGCAACTTATGCGTGAGCTTAAATCGGCAAGCTATAAAAGTGCGCAGAACTTGAATACTCATGCAATGGGCATTCGTTTATTTTTAGGTTTAGGCCGTCGTAATAATGAGCTTAATCGCTTAATTAAAGCGTTATTTGATACCACCGAGCAAGAGCTGGTGTTATACACGCCGTATTTTAATTTTCCGGCGCCATTAATGCGCTCTTTACGCAGGCTATTAAAGCAAGGTAAACAAGTAACTATTGTGGTGGGCGATAAAACTGCAAACGATTTTTACCTGCCACCTAGCGAGCCATTTAGTAAAATTGGTGCGTTACCGTATTTATACGAAACTATTTTACATAAGTTTGTAAAATCGCAAAAACGCCACATAGATAATGGCAACTTAAACGTATACCTTTGGAAACACGAGAGTAACTCGTTTCATCTAAAAGGGATTTGCTGTGACCGTAAAGTGCATTTACTTAGTGGGCATAACCTAAATCCGCGCGCGTGGGGGCTAGATATCGAAAATGGCATTCTGATAGAAGATCCTGAACAATCTATCATGCGCGATATTGATAATGAACGCCAAGAAATTTTAAAGCATTGTCGCCGTTTAACTGGGCCTGATGATTTAGAAACCATGGACGATTACCCGCAGCCGGTGAAAAAACTGCTTGGTCAAGCTAAGCGCGTAAAAGTCGACTTTATTATTAAACGATTTATATAA
- the ald gene encoding alanine dehydrogenase, giving the protein MIIGVPKEIKNHEYRVGMVPASVRELVNHGHQVIVETNAGMGIGFTNDDYVQAGAEILETAADVFAKAEMIIKVKEPQAVERAMLREDQILFTYLHLAPDLPQTEDLVKSKAICIAYETVTDSRGGLPLLAPMSEVAGRMSIQAGAQALEKANHGRGMLLGGVPGVEPAKVVVIGGGMVGRSAAQMAVGLGAEVVVLDRNIDVLRALDAQFGNKVKAIYSTADALEKHVLEADLVIGGVLIPGAAAPKLVTAEHIKAMKPGAAIVDVAIDQGGCIATSKATTHADPTFIVDEVVHYCVANMPGAVPRTSTFALNNATLPFIINLANKGYKKALLDDAHFLKGLNVIKGQVTYKEVAEAFNMEYVDPRTAVENA; this is encoded by the coding sequence ATGATTATTGGTGTACCTAAAGAAATTAAAAACCATGAGTACCGTGTAGGTATGGTTCCTGCGAGTGTTCGCGAACTTGTAAATCACGGCCACCAAGTGATTGTTGAAACGAATGCTGGTATGGGCATTGGTTTTACAAATGATGATTATGTTCAAGCAGGCGCTGAAATTTTAGAAACAGCTGCTGATGTTTTTGCAAAAGCAGAAATGATCATCAAGGTAAAAGAGCCACAAGCTGTTGAGCGTGCAATGTTACGTGAAGACCAAATTCTTTTCACTTACCTTCACCTTGCACCGGATCTTCCACAAACTGAAGACCTTGTTAAAAGTAAAGCAATCTGTATTGCTTATGAAACTGTGACTGATTCACGCGGTGGTTTACCACTTTTAGCGCCAATGAGTGAAGTTGCTGGCCGTATGTCTATTCAAGCAGGTGCACAAGCGCTAGAAAAAGCAAACCACGGTCGTGGTATGTTACTAGGTGGTGTACCAGGTGTTGAGCCAGCTAAAGTAGTTGTTATTGGCGGCGGCATGGTTGGTCGTAGCGCTGCACAAATGGCCGTTGGCCTAGGTGCTGAGGTTGTTGTACTTGACCGTAACATCGATGTATTACGTGCACTAGACGCACAGTTTGGTAATAAAGTTAAAGCTATTTACTCAACAGCTGACGCGCTTGAAAAGCACGTACTTGAAGCTGATCTAGTAATTGGTGGCGTACTTATCCCGGGTGCTGCTGCACCTAAGCTAGTGACTGCTGAACACATTAAAGCAATGAAGCCAGGTGCTGCCATTGTTGATGTTGCCATTGACCAAGGTGGTTGTATTGCTACGTCTAAAGCAACTACGCACGCTGATCCTACTTTCATCGTTGATGAAGTTGTTCACTACTGTGTTGCTAACATGCCAGGTGCTGTTCCACGTACATCTACGTTTGCACTTAACAATGCAACATTGCCGTTCATTATTAACCTTGCAAACAAAGGTTACAAAAAGGCACTACTAGATGACGCTCACTTCTTAAAAGGCTTAAACGTAATTAAAGGCCAAGTAACTTACAAAGAAGTAGCTGAAGCGTTCAACATGGAATATGTTGACCCACGCACTGCAGTAGAAAACGCGTAA
- the crcB gene encoding fluoride efflux transporter CrcB, which produces MIKLYMMIALGGASGACLRFFISETMLKLLGRGFPFGTLTVNILGSLLMGILYGLIDKQVIAVSPAKTLIGIGFLGALTTFSTFSMDSLLLLQQGHFIKMALNIILNVMVCIFMAWLGLQLVMQKG; this is translated from the coding sequence ATGATTAAACTTTACATGATGATCGCTCTTGGCGGAGCGTCAGGAGCCTGTTTACGGTTTTTTATTAGCGAAACCATGCTAAAACTCCTCGGTAGGGGATTCCCTTTTGGCACGTTGACGGTTAATATTCTGGGTTCATTGTTGATGGGCATTTTGTACGGTTTAATCGATAAGCAGGTTATTGCCGTTAGTCCCGCTAAAACCCTCATCGGAATTGGCTTTTTAGGTGCGTTAACCACCTTTTCAACATTCTCAATGGATTCGTTGTTGTTATTACAACAAGGTCACTTTATTAAAATGGCCCTCAATATCATCTTAAACGTGATGGTGTGTATTTTTATGGCTTGGCTGGGCCTTCAGCTAGTAATGCAAAAAGGTTAA
- a CDS encoding replication-associated recombination protein A, which yields MSNLGFNFGPDVRPLAARMRPLSLNDYIGQQHLLSNDKPLHQAIVAGRCHSLILWGPPGVGKTTLAQIIANHADAELIQMSAVTAGVKDIRDSVTQARDNLQSRGQRTLMFVDEVHRFNKSQQDAFLPHIEDGTFIFVGATTENPSFALNNAILSRARVYVLKSLQESDLYTVIERALKQDEQLSQKHIVIADNAKQALCQASGGDARKVLNLLEQAVDLTTEQNGQFHVDEQVLSQVLPTHLAKYDKGGDEFYDLISAFHKSVRGSSPDGALYWYCRILAGGGDPLYVARRLLAIATEDIGNADPRAMEVALNAWDIFQRVGPSEGERAIAQATLYLASAPKSNAVYMAFNQAKDDAKNQPSYPVPEHLRNAPTNLMKDLGYGAEYRYAHNEEGAFAAGEKYLPPEMDGKQYYQPSDRGLEQKIKQKLDYLKERDAQSPVKRYEHD from the coding sequence GTGAGTAATTTAGGTTTTAACTTTGGGCCCGATGTACGTCCACTCGCTGCGCGTATGCGCCCTTTATCGCTTAACGATTACATAGGGCAACAGCATTTACTAAGTAACGACAAACCGCTGCATCAAGCCATTGTTGCAGGGCGTTGTCATAGTTTAATTTTATGGGGCCCGCCAGGGGTAGGTAAAACTACGCTAGCGCAAATTATTGCCAATCATGCCGATGCTGAACTAATTCAAATGTCGGCAGTAACGGCGGGCGTAAAAGATATACGCGATAGCGTAACCCAAGCGCGCGATAACTTACAAAGCCGTGGCCAGCGTACTTTAATGTTTGTTGATGAAGTACACCGCTTTAATAAATCTCAGCAAGATGCGTTTTTACCGCATATTGAAGATGGCACTTTTATATTTGTAGGCGCGACCACCGAAAACCCCTCGTTTGCGCTTAATAACGCGATTTTGTCTCGTGCAAGGGTGTATGTTTTAAAATCCTTACAGGAAAGCGATTTATACACAGTAATAGAGCGTGCACTTAAACAAGATGAGCAATTAAGCCAAAAACATATCGTGATTGCAGATAACGCCAAACAGGCGCTATGCCAAGCAAGTGGTGGCGATGCTCGTAAAGTGCTTAATTTACTCGAGCAAGCAGTCGATTTAACCACTGAGCAAAACGGCCAATTTCATGTTGACGAACAGGTACTCAGCCAAGTACTGCCCACGCATTTAGCCAAATACGATAAAGGCGGCGATGAATTTTACGATTTAATTTCGGCGTTTCATAAATCAGTTCGAGGCAGTTCACCCGATGGGGCGCTTTATTGGTACTGCCGTATTTTAGCCGGTGGCGGCGACCCGCTTTACGTTGCAAGGCGCTTATTAGCGATTGCTACAGAGGACATTGGTAACGCCGATCCGCGCGCGATGGAAGTGGCTTTAAACGCATGGGATATATTCCAACGAGTTGGCCCCAGTGAAGGTGAGCGCGCCATTGCACAGGCCACCTTGTACTTAGCCAGCGCGCCTAAAAGCAATGCGGTTTATATGGCGTTTAATCAAGCTAAAGACGATGCTAAAAATCAGCCAAGCTACCCGGTGCCAGAGCATTTACGCAATGCCCCCACCAACTTAATGAAAGACTTAGGCTATGGCGCAGAGTATCGTTACGCGCATAACGAAGAAGGCGCATTTGCTGCTGGCGAAAAATACCTACCGCCAGAAATGGATGGCAAACAATACTACCAGCCAAGTGATCGTGGACTTGAGCAAAAAATTAAACAAAAGCTCGATTATTTAAAAGAGCGCGACGCACAAAGCCCAGTAAAACGTTATGAGCATGATTAA
- a CDS encoding 50S ribosome-binding protein YggL, producing MSTKSRRLRKKLYLDEFAILGFEFTCNLNVTEEEFDLLLDELLEFIDKRKLCIAGGGDCKSFSGFICSVNRYGSATNQDRADVELWLKSKENISNIVVSQLVDANYGV from the coding sequence ATGAGTACTAAAAGTAGACGATTACGTAAGAAATTGTATTTAGATGAATTTGCTATTCTAGGTTTTGAATTTACTTGTAATTTAAATGTAACAGAGGAAGAGTTTGATTTATTGCTAGATGAGCTTTTAGAATTTATTGATAAAAGAAAACTTTGTATTGCTGGTGGAGGTGACTGTAAGTCATTCAGTGGTTTTATTTGTTCTGTTAATCGTTATGGTTCGGCGACTAATCAAGATAGAGCAGACGTTGAGCTTTGGTTAAAGTCTAAAGAAAACATTTCAAATATTGTTGTTAGTCAATTAGTTGATGCAAACTACGGAGTGTAA
- the lolA gene encoding outer membrane lipoprotein chaperone LolA, translating to MKKLSSLLLVLGSLVAMPSFAGDSQALQDKLSTLKSFKAQFKQNVTDGEGQLVMQGQGNIALQQPLMIRWQQTNPDDTLFVSNGDKTYYFDSFAEQVTIMKTSGLIDSTPFILLTSKDPAQWEKYSVLATDLGFSITPNKGVESQVEQLDITFADNEKGLAKLVVKDNSGQLSAFTFSNALVNTELDKTTFEFTPPAGVEIDDQSNGE from the coding sequence ATGAAAAAATTAAGTAGTTTATTATTAGTATTGGGCAGTTTAGTGGCTATGCCCAGCTTTGCTGGCGACAGCCAAGCATTACAAGATAAGTTATCAACGTTAAAAAGCTTTAAAGCACAATTTAAACAAAACGTAACCGACGGTGAAGGCCAATTGGTAATGCAAGGCCAAGGCAATATTGCGCTGCAACAGCCATTGATGATTCGCTGGCAGCAAACTAACCCAGACGACACCTTATTTGTGTCAAACGGCGATAAAACCTATTACTTTGATAGCTTTGCTGAGCAAGTAACCATCATGAAAACCAGCGGTTTAATTGATTCTACACCGTTTATATTGCTCACCTCTAAAGACCCTGCGCAATGGGAAAAATACAGCGTGCTTGCCACCGATTTAGGCTTTAGCATTACCCCAAATAAAGGCGTAGAAAGCCAAGTAGAGCAGCTTGATATTACTTTTGCTGATAACGAAAAAGGGCTTGCAAAACTGGTAGTTAAAGATAACTCAGGCCAGCTATCTGCGTTTACATTTAGCAATGCACTGGTTAATACTGAGCTTGATAAAACAACTTTTGAATTTACCCCGCCAGCGGGTGTAGAAATAGACGATCAGAGTAACGGTGAGTAA
- a CDS encoding DNA translocase FtsK, producing the protein MRLNGVQRLLETGLIVSTFAAVFILCALISFHPADPAWSQTGEFTNVQNITGTAGAWVADILLLTFGWLAYFVPAAIQLLGYLVFKQPHRILQLDYTTLGLRIIGFALFITSATAISSINFDDIYNFSSGGVVGDVIASAMMPAFNFTGTSILLLCFFFAGLTLLTGVSWVQFVDYLGDLIVRLYRFLVTYARGWMQRERIAGKVQDEQPDAYFEDDTRQQEPELANKTADKPKALDKPTTKVNAPQDDEFMPFDELDQILDQEISFSAIDDEPMDTEAALNALDQSPVVEPEKPATTVVSPARPINKPKSGFQPPPTAKEKFEQLLEQEPPPGPLPSLDLLDRPDKAKNPISQEELDSVSRLVETKLLDFNVQATVVGVYPGPVVTRFELDLAPGIKVSKITGLSKDLARSLSAISVRVVEVIPGKTYIGIELPNKYREIVRLSEVINAPKFEQNPSPLTMVLGKDIAGQPVCADLGKMPHLLVAGTTGSGKSVGVNVMILSLLYKSGPEDVRMIMIDPKMLELSVYEGIPHLLCEVVTDMKEAANALRWCVGEMERRYKLMSALGVRNLKGYNQKVMEAKEAGYPIMDPLFKDTDGMKEGPDELDKLPSIVVVIDEFADMMMIVGKKVEELIARIAQKARAAGIHLILATQRPSVDVITGLIKANIPTRMAFQVSSKIDSRTILDQQGAENLLGMGDMLYLPPGTSVPERVHGAFVDDHEVHAVVNDWKARAKPNYIDEILNGDATEDILLPGEASENGDEESDPLYDEAVAFVIETGKVSVSSVQRKLRVGYNRAARLVEQMETSGIVSAPGHNGARDVLVPNGAN; encoded by the coding sequence ATGCGCCTAAACGGTGTACAAAGACTATTAGAAACGGGGCTCATCGTCAGCACCTTTGCAGCGGTATTTATTTTATGTGCTTTAATTAGTTTTCATCCTGCCGATCCTGCTTGGTCGCAAACGGGTGAATTTACCAATGTACAAAATATAACGGGTACAGCGGGCGCGTGGGTGGCCGATATACTATTGCTCACTTTTGGTTGGCTTGCCTATTTTGTACCAGCGGCTATTCAGCTGCTAGGTTACCTGGTATTTAAGCAGCCGCACCGTATTTTACAACTCGATTACACCACACTTGGATTACGCATTATTGGCTTTGCGCTGTTTATTACCTCAGCAACTGCTATCAGCAGTATTAATTTTGACGATATTTATAATTTTTCATCCGGTGGGGTAGTGGGCGATGTGATTGCATCGGCGATGATGCCTGCGTTTAATTTTACCGGCACCTCTATTTTACTGCTGTGCTTCTTTTTTGCAGGATTAACGCTATTAACGGGTGTGTCGTGGGTACAATTTGTTGATTACTTGGGTGATTTAATTGTTAGGTTATACCGCTTTTTGGTTACCTATGCTCGCGGTTGGATGCAACGTGAACGCATTGCAGGTAAAGTACAAGACGAGCAACCCGATGCCTATTTTGAAGACGACACACGCCAACAAGAACCTGAGCTTGCTAATAAAACAGCAGACAAACCAAAAGCACTCGACAAACCAACAACTAAAGTAAACGCGCCGCAAGACGACGAGTTTATGCCGTTTGACGAGCTTGACCAAATACTCGATCAAGAAATTAGCTTTAGCGCCATAGACGATGAACCTATGGACACAGAAGCAGCACTTAATGCGCTAGATCAAAGCCCAGTGGTTGAACCTGAAAAACCAGCTACAACCGTGGTTTCACCAGCAAGACCCATTAACAAGCCAAAATCAGGGTTTCAACCGCCGCCAACTGCCAAAGAGAAGTTTGAGCAATTATTAGAGCAAGAGCCACCTCCGGGGCCATTGCCATCATTGGATTTACTAGACAGACCCGACAAAGCAAAAAACCCAATTTCGCAAGAAGAGCTTGATAGCGTATCGCGCCTTGTAGAAACAAAATTACTCGATTTTAACGTGCAAGCTACCGTGGTTGGAGTTTACCCCGGGCCCGTTGTTACTCGTTTTGAGCTTGATTTAGCACCGGGTATTAAGGTGTCTAAAATTACTGGGCTTTCAAAAGATTTAGCGCGCTCGTTATCGGCAATTAGTGTGCGAGTGGTTGAAGTTATTCCGGGGAAAACCTATATCGGTATTGAGCTGCCTAATAAATATCGTGAAATTGTGCGTTTATCAGAAGTGATAAACGCACCTAAGTTTGAGCAAAACCCATCGCCGTTAACCATGGTGCTTGGAAAAGATATTGCAGGACAACCTGTGTGTGCCGACTTAGGTAAAATGCCACATTTATTAGTTGCCGGTACAACGGGTTCAGGTAAGTCAGTGGGCGTTAATGTAATGATATTAAGCTTACTGTATAAATCGGGCCCAGAAGATGTTCGTATGATCATGATTGACCCGAAAATGCTTGAGCTTTCTGTTTACGAAGGCATCCCGCATTTATTGTGTGAAGTTGTGACCGACATGAAAGAAGCCGCTAACGCGCTGCGTTGGTGTGTAGGTGAAATGGAACGCCGCTATAAGCTGATGTCGGCTTTAGGTGTACGTAACTTAAAAGGTTACAACCAAAAAGTAATGGAAGCCAAAGAAGCGGGCTACCCAATAATGGATCCATTATTTAAAGACACCGATGGCATGAAAGAGGGCCCAGATGAGCTAGATAAGTTACCTAGCATAGTGGTGGTTATTGACGAATTTGCCGACATGATGATGATTGTAGGTAAAAAAGTTGAAGAGTTAATTGCTCGTATTGCGCAAAAAGCGCGTGCTGCGGGTATTCATTTAATTTTAGCAACGCAGCGTCCGTCGGTTGATGTAATAACCGGTTTAATTAAAGCGAATATACCTACACGTATGGCGTTTCAAGTATCAAGTAAAATAGATTCGCGCACCATACTTGATCAACAAGGCGCTGAAAACTTATTAGGCATGGGTGACATGCTTTATTTACCGCCAGGTACCAGTGTACCAGAGCGTGTGCATGGCGCGTTTGTAGACGACCATGAAGTACATGCCGTAGTAAACGATTGGAAAGCTCGTGCTAAACCAAATTACATAGACGAAATTTTAAATGGCGATGCCACCGAAGATATTTTATTACCAGGTGAGGCCAGCGAAAATGGCGATGAAGAGTCAGATCCGTTATACGACGAAGCGGTCGCCTTTGTAATAGAAACCGGTAAAGTGTCGGTATCATCAGTGCAACGTAAATTACGTGTAGGCTATAACCGTGCTGCACGTTTAGTAGAACAAATGGAAACATCAGGTATCGTGAGTGCACCAGGACACAACGGCGCACGCGATGTATTAGTACCTAATGGAGCAAATTAA
- the serS gene encoding serine--tRNA ligase, whose protein sequence is MLDSKYLRQDVEQTAARLAARGYELDVAVVTELEEKRKTLQVKTQELQSQRNASAKAIGQAKAKGEDAQPLLDAVANLGSELDAAKAEQDEVLEAIKQIALAIPNLPDESVPEGADEDDNVEILTWGTPKKYDFEVKDHVDVGQDLNGLDFEMGVKISGARFTVMRGQVARMHRALTQYMLDTHTDKNGYTEMYVPYLVNSASLYGTSQLPKFAGDLFHTLGLVNDDGEQQAGFSLIPTAEVPLTNSARDEIYEESDLPIRLTAHTPCFRSEAGSYGRDTRGLIRQHQFDKVELVQLVKPEDSMQALEELTGHAEQILQALELPYRKVILCMGDMGFGAAKTYDLEVWLPAQDTYREISSCSNMVDFQARRMQARFRREGAKKPELLHTLNGSGLAVGRTLVAILENYQQADGSVVVPEVLRPYMGGLEVIGKA, encoded by the coding sequence ATGTTAGATTCTAAATATTTACGTCAAGATGTCGAACAAACTGCAGCACGTTTAGCCGCACGTGGTTATGAACTAGATGTAGCGGTAGTGACTGAACTTGAAGAAAAACGCAAAACATTACAAGTAAAAACGCAAGAACTTCAAAGTCAACGTAACGCCAGTGCTAAAGCCATTGGTCAAGCAAAAGCAAAAGGCGAAGATGCGCAGCCATTGCTAGACGCAGTTGCTAACTTAGGCAGCGAATTAGACGCAGCTAAAGCTGAGCAAGACGAAGTGTTAGAAGCAATTAAACAAATTGCCTTAGCAATTCCAAACTTACCTGACGAGTCGGTACCAGAAGGCGCTGACGAAGACGACAACGTAGAAATTTTAACGTGGGGCACCCCTAAAAAGTACGATTTTGAAGTTAAAGACCACGTTGATGTAGGGCAAGACCTAAACGGCCTAGACTTTGAAATGGGCGTTAAAATTAGTGGCGCACGCTTTACCGTAATGCGCGGCCAAGTAGCGCGTATGCACCGTGCACTTACCCAATACATGCTAGACACCCACACAGACAAAAACGGCTACACAGAAATGTATGTACCGTACTTAGTTAATAGCGCAAGCCTTTACGGCACCAGCCAATTACCTAAGTTTGCCGGCGATTTATTCCACACATTAGGCCTAGTGAACGATGATGGCGAGCAACAAGCTGGTTTTAGCTTAATTCCTACGGCAGAAGTACCGCTTACCAACAGCGCACGTGATGAAATTTACGAAGAAAGCGATTTACCAATTCGCTTAACAGCGCACACGCCATGTTTTAGAAGTGAAGCAGGCAGCTACGGTCGCGATACTCGCGGTTTAATCCGTCAGCATCAGTTTGATAAAGTTGAACTAGTTCAGCTTGTAAAACCAGAAGATTCAATGCAAGCGCTTGAAGAGCTAACAGGCCATGCTGAGCAAATTTTACAAGCACTAGAGCTACCATACCGTAAAGTGATTTTATGTATGGGCGACATGGGCTTCGGCGCAGCAAAAACATACGATTTAGAAGTATGGTTACCAGCGCAAGACACGTACCGCGAAATTTCATCATGTTCAAACATGGTCGATTTCCAAGCACGCCGTATGCAAGCACGTTTTCGTCGTGAAGGCGCTAAAAAACCAGAGCTTTTACACACACTAAACGGTTCAGGTTTAGCGGTTGGCCGTACACTTGTAGCCATACTAGAAAACTACCAACAAGCCGACGGCTCTGTAGTAGTACCAGAAGTATTACGCCCATACATGGGTGGACTTGAAGTGATTGGGAAAGCTTAA
- the lrp gene encoding leucine-responsive transcriptional regulator Lrp: MHNLLDRIDRKILVELQLDGRLSNVELARRVGLSATPCLERVKKLEREGYILGYKAVVDPAKLGQGLSVYVEVTITKTSPDVFEEFSAAVRKHEEIIECHLVSGNFDFLLKTRVNDMSEYRGVLGDILLKLPNVSESRTYVVMEEVKGEEGVVIRPFVA, translated from the coding sequence ATGCATAACTTATTAGACCGTATTGATCGCAAAATTTTAGTCGAATTACAACTTGATGGCCGCCTGTCAAATGTTGAACTGGCCCGACGAGTTGGCCTAAGCGCCACGCCCTGTCTAGAGCGAGTGAAAAAGCTTGAACGAGAAGGTTACATTTTAGGCTACAAAGCGGTGGTTGATCCCGCCAAGCTTGGTCAAGGGCTTTCTGTGTATGTAGAAGTAACCATTACCAAAACATCGCCCGACGTATTTGAAGAGTTTAGTGCTGCTGTTAGAAAGCACGAAGAAATTATAGAATGTCATTTGGTATCAGGTAATTTCGACTTTTTATTAAAAACCCGGGTTAACGATATGTCAGAATACCGCGGCGTGCTCGGTGATATATTATTAAAGCTGCCCAATGTGAGTGAAAGCCGCACCTATGTAGTCATGGAAGAAGTAAAGGGTGAAGAGGGCGTTGTTATTCGTCCTTTTGTTGCTTAA
- a CDS encoding alpha/beta hydrolase — protein sequence MNVISNTTIITDSLASWYKSQSTFEFQGHDIAYHVQGEEGAPCLLLIHGYPTASWDWHNQWAALTQHFKVFTLDMLGFGFSDKPQNVTYTISMQADLLTHFLKLFNVKAAHILSHDYGDTVAQELLARSNLNEAHAIKIQSICFLNGGLFPETHKPVLLQKLLLSPIGALVSRLANYKSFKRNFDNICATPLAEKELKELWQLIAYKQGKPVMAKLIYYITERKLHRARWVSALQQADVPMRLICGMDDPVSGRHMVKRYRELIINPDIIELEGVGHYPQLEQPIQITQSFFEFHNFK from the coding sequence ATGAATGTCATTAGTAACACTACAATAATCACTGACTCATTAGCTTCGTGGTATAAGAGCCAGTCGACGTTTGAATTTCAAGGTCATGACATTGCATATCATGTGCAAGGGGAGGAGGGCGCGCCGTGTTTATTACTGATCCATGGTTACCCAACGGCAAGTTGGGATTGGCATAATCAATGGGCTGCGCTCACTCAACACTTTAAGGTATTTACTCTGGATATGCTGGGTTTTGGTTTTAGTGATAAACCGCAAAATGTTACCTACACCATTAGTATGCAAGCGGATTTACTGACTCATTTTTTAAAGCTTTTCAATGTAAAAGCAGCGCATATTTTAAGCCACGATTACGGTGATACGGTAGCGCAAGAGCTACTTGCTAGAAGCAACTTAAATGAAGCACATGCCATAAAAATACAAAGCATTTGCTTTCTTAACGGCGGGTTATTTCCAGAAACACATAAACCGGTATTATTGCAAAAGCTGTTACTTAGCCCTATAGGTGCTTTAGTGTCGCGACTTGCGAACTATAAAAGCTTTAAGCGTAACTTTGATAATATATGCGCTACGCCCCTTGCTGAAAAAGAGCTCAAGGAGTTGTGGCAGTTAATTGCATACAAACAGGGCAAGCCAGTCATGGCAAAACTGATTTATTACATCACAGAGCGTAAATTACATCGCGCTCGTTGGGTGAGCGCTTTACAACAAGCAGATGTACCCATGCGGTTAATTTGCGGTATGGACGACCCCGTTTCGGGTCGTCATATGGTTAAACGTTATCGCGAATTAATCATTAATCCAGATATTATTGAACTAGAAGGGGTAGGCCATTACCCGCAATTAGAACAACCAATTCAAATAACTCAGTCATTTTTTGAGTTTCATAATTTTAAATAA